In Myripristis murdjan chromosome 5, fMyrMur1.1, whole genome shotgun sequence, the genomic stretch cctGGGGGAAATCTATATTACTGGAAATAGCCTGTGTGCATTCCTATTATCTTTAATGGTGAGGCGGTAAATTCCCAGAATGTAGGCTCGGTCAGAGCCGCCCGGGTGGGCGGAGACAAACCCTGCAATTATTCTTGGAAAGCGGATAGGGGGAAGCTGCAGCGCGATTCCTGGGAGCGTCGGTTCAGCGAAGGCAGGAGCAGGAGATGTGGGCTAGAGATGAGCCGCAACCTGTGCGAAGCTCCCTCTGAAAATTAAACTCGCCTGTTTACCGCCAACGACCCGGTGCCTCAAACAAACCGTTTTCCCTCCGCAacgctttgttttctttccccgCGTTGATATGAACCGGCGCGAGCGGCGGCGGTTGAGCCGGAGTCGGTGCGGCGTGCGTGACGTCAGAGCCGCTGGTGTTCTGAAGAGTTCTCAGAATAGAATTCTAGGAAACGGTGAATTTTAAAAGCCGAGCCTTACACTGTGTCCTTCACACCGTACCGTCCAGCCCGGAGACAACACACTCCACACCGCtgctacacatacacacacacacacacacacttttatttccACAGGGTTTATTTCTGCCTTCACTTAGTGCTACTTGTGAAGGTAATTCAGTATTATTACCATCGAGTAGACTAGTCCTTCTTTGGGAACACACAGTTCTCTCAGTGTCTTTACAGCGCTTACAATATTTAAATTAACCCGATGTAaagactgttttttattttcctttttggtgGCGTgaacacttcattttttttttttttttgtgagtgtggaAGAACTAACAAGCGGATTAAACCTACGGGATTTAACCAACAGCATGATTCTTTGTGTTCAAGGGTGAGTTgacatttcttttgtttccgTGTTTTCTCAGTCGATCAAAACAGGGGTCAAGTCTATATTACAATTAATGCGACCATTTCAAGTTATTTTTAAAGTAGTTCGGTGAGGAGTGGGCTGTTAAGGTCTAATAGGTAGGCTAAGGCTGGGATCAGTAGTCGGCATTCCCTTTGTTATTTCAGCTAAAAGCTTATtgttaaaaaactgaaataaaacacaatataacAAGTTTTTCCCCAAATAAATCTATAGTGAACGTTGTTGAGAAGGTCTTGACTCCGGATCGAAGTTGAATTGACCCGAATGAACTTGGAAACGTTTTCATATCTTTCGTAATTGCCGTATTTTACTCTCTGTATCAAAGGGGTCAAAGCGAGGCAACTGTTGTAAGCATTTAAAATAATCCAAATGATTATTATACTTCGGTAAATATTAAGTCATTCGCAccagacaaaataaattaattagataaataaaataataataaaataacattcaTCTGGTGTGCATTCCTGAACACCAAGAGGAATAATAAAGCCAGTTAAGACGTAACccttattaatttatttggtaACTTAACCCAATTAAGTGTCAATTATCCCGGTACTTGCAGTCCTGCAGCTCTTCTGCCCACGGGACCAGCCTCTGAAGCCCCTCTGGGCATGCGGGCAGGAGCAGTCCCCTCAGCccactgcctgcagagctcccCGTCAATATGGGATCCCACCAAGGACCTGCGGGCCATCGCCAGCAACTTCTGCTATCTAGAAAATTCAGGTACACTCTTCAAATGCAGTGCTTTTCCACCTGCTCAGCTGCAGTCACAGTGagcctcacaaacacatttattgaAAATCTtggcttattttattttgtgcaacTGTTTACATGACATGTCACAGtactgtgaaaacaacaaaactgaaccATCAGAGTCAATAAtatgtgatttgtgtgtgcagggtggTACTGGGGAGCTATATCGGCGGCTCAGGCCCATGCTGCTCTCCAGGAGGCATCTGAAGGGGCTTTCTTGGTACGTGACAGCAGCCACCCTCTGTACATGCTGACCCTCTCAGTCAGGACAGCGCGAGGTCCCACCAGCATACGAATCCAATACAGCGGTGCCCAGTTTTTGCTAGACTCTAGCTCCCCGGCCCGTCCCAGCCTTTTGTCCTTCTCCAGCGTGCCCAGCCTGGTGCAGCACTACATGGGACCAGGGAGAGATGTAGAGGGAAGGAGGGTGGAGGAGCCCCCCTCCAAAGCCTCTCAGCAGGCAATCCAGGAGACCTCTGTGCTACTAAAACTAAAGAGGGCTGTGTACAAGCCCCAAGGCTTCCCCTCTTTGCAGCACCTCACTCGCCTCGTCATTAACAGACACACTGACTGCCCTGACCAGCTACCACTCCCAAGGCCTCTGTTACGCTACTTACAGGACTACCCTTTCAAAGTATGAGGCGTCCTCACCGTCTGTTGAGTGAGGGCTGAATGTCGGGTGAAAGGAAAAAACTGTCCAGCAGGCCCAAGGTGCTCATAAATGACAATGCTGCTCCAGCGGTGCAAGGCCAGTCACGAAGACACCAGACACAGGGTTGTGTTTTTGGTGTATGAGGTACAGCATGTACAAATCAGTAAATACTCATGTATCTGGTTGTAAACCAGATATTTGTCACGGCCTGGGGTGTCATACACccttgaaggaaaaaaaaagaaaaaaaaaaaaaagaataattgcGAGCAAACCTTGGTACTGTAATCTCTACTTATTTTATGACAGATGTGGAAATTGTCTGTAACTTACCCTCATCAGTTTTGGATGTGCAT encodes the following:
- the cisha gene encoding cytokine-inducible SH2-containing protein → MILCVQGPAALLPTGPASEAPLGMRAGAVPSAHCLQSSPSIWDPTKDLRAIASNFCYLENSGWYWGAISAAQAHAALQEASEGAFLVRDSSHPLYMLTLSVRTARGPTSIRIQYSGAQFLLDSSSPARPSLLSFSSVPSLVQHYMGPGRDVEGRRVEEPPSKASQQAIQETSVLLKLKRAVYKPQGFPSLQHLTRLVINRHTDCPDQLPLPRPLLRYLQDYPFKV